A single region of the Nocardioides sp. W7 genome encodes:
- a CDS encoding CoA ester lyase — MTDFTPLRSVLYMPSSNERALEKAKSIPCDALILDLEDAVAPDAKESARAAACAAVASGEYGRRTVTIRVNGLGTAWHDADLAAASQVGPAAIVVPKVNSAAEVQQLVAAMERAGAPEHTKLWAMIETPIAILDVLSIARASERLTAFVIGTNDLVKELYAEHVPGRAPILPSLHTALLAARAAGIAIVDGVYNDVKDLDGFLAECRQGRELGFDGKTLIHPGQVEGANTAFAPSEQAVEDARGLIQAWEDGAGSGVVTYRGKMVENLHVESARRTLDIDEAIRALDA; from the coding sequence ATGACCGACTTCACCCCCCTGCGCTCGGTCCTCTACATGCCCAGCTCCAACGAGCGGGCGCTCGAGAAGGCCAAGTCGATCCCGTGCGACGCGCTGATCCTCGACCTCGAGGACGCCGTGGCGCCCGACGCCAAGGAATCCGCCCGCGCGGCGGCCTGCGCCGCGGTCGCCTCGGGCGAGTACGGCCGTCGTACCGTCACCATCCGCGTCAACGGCCTCGGCACCGCCTGGCACGACGCCGACCTCGCGGCGGCGTCGCAGGTCGGCCCGGCCGCGATCGTGGTCCCGAAGGTCAACAGCGCCGCCGAGGTGCAGCAGCTCGTGGCGGCGATGGAGCGCGCCGGTGCGCCCGAGCACACCAAGCTCTGGGCGATGATCGAGACCCCGATCGCGATCCTCGACGTGCTCTCGATCGCCCGGGCCTCCGAGCGGCTCACGGCCTTCGTGATCGGCACCAACGACCTGGTCAAGGAGCTGTACGCCGAGCACGTGCCCGGCCGCGCGCCGATCCTGCCGTCGCTGCACACCGCCCTGCTCGCGGCCCGGGCCGCCGGGATCGCCATCGTCGACGGCGTCTACAACGACGTGAAGGACCTCGACGGCTTCCTCGCGGAGTGCCGCCAGGGCCGCGAGCTGGGCTTCGACGGCAAGACCCTGATCCACCCCGGGCAGGTCGAGGGCGCCAACACCGCCTTCGCCCCGTCCGAGCAGGCGGTCGAGGACGCCCGCGGGCTGATCCAGGCCTGGGAGGACGGCGCGGGGTCCGGCGTCGTCACCTACCGCGGCAAGATGGTCGAGAACCTGCACGTCGAGTCGGCCCGGCGCACGCTCGACATCGACGAGGCGATCCGGGCCCTCGACGCCTGA
- a CDS encoding DUF1918 domain-containing protein, whose amino-acid sequence MRANVGDLLVVESASAEQHRREGEIIEVHGADGGPPFLVRWPDGHEALCFPGPDARVRPARPA is encoded by the coding sequence ATGAGAGCGAACGTCGGCGACCTGCTAGTGGTGGAGAGTGCCTCGGCGGAGCAGCACCGCCGCGAGGGAGAGATCATCGAGGTGCACGGGGCGGACGGCGGTCCGCCGTTCCTGGTGCGCTGGCCCGACGGGCACGAGGCGCTGTGCTTCCCGGGGCCGGACGCGCGGGTGCGTCCCGCGCGTCCGGCGTAG
- a CDS encoding glycosyltransferase has product MRVLVASTAGAGHFGPLVPVARACVRAGHEVAVAAPESFAAEVTGAGFVHRPFADVPRDVLGAVMGRLPTLSMEEANRVVVAEVFGRLDAQAALAGVTATVEEWRPDLVLREPTEFGSLAAALAAEIPQVVVAVGVASLMEQVGAMVAEPLAELDTLAGLALGTCSAAIRTAPTLTSVPPVLDEVRPSDAEHRGPVHRYRVPVAPSEGRLPGAWGDPAQPLVYVSFGSVAAALPHFAPVYPAVLDALADQPVRVLLTTGRGVAVDELTVPPNACVEQWWPQDDVMAQAAAVVGHGGFGTTMAALVAGVPQVVLPLFAMDQFVNADHVAAVGAGVTVPGGVAGVDELPAALARVLQDDRYRLAARSVADQMAGLPPVTAVVPVLEELVG; this is encoded by the coding sequence ATGCGTGTGCTCGTCGCCAGCACCGCGGGGGCGGGTCACTTCGGTCCGCTGGTCCCCGTCGCCCGCGCCTGCGTGCGGGCCGGGCACGAGGTGGCGGTCGCGGCACCGGAGTCGTTCGCGGCCGAGGTCACCGGTGCGGGCTTCGTGCACCGGCCCTTCGCCGACGTGCCGCGCGACGTCCTCGGGGCGGTGATGGGCCGGCTGCCGACGCTGTCGATGGAGGAGGCCAACCGGGTCGTCGTCGCGGAGGTCTTCGGCCGCCTCGACGCGCAGGCCGCCCTGGCCGGGGTGACGGCGACCGTCGAGGAGTGGCGGCCGGACCTGGTGCTCCGCGAGCCGACGGAGTTCGGGTCGCTCGCGGCCGCGCTGGCGGCGGAGATCCCGCAGGTGGTGGTCGCGGTGGGCGTGGCGTCGTTGATGGAGCAGGTCGGCGCGATGGTCGCCGAGCCGCTCGCCGAGCTCGACACCCTCGCCGGCCTCGCGCTGGGGACCTGCTCCGCGGCGATCCGCACCGCGCCGACGCTCACCAGCGTGCCGCCGGTCCTCGACGAGGTGCGTCCCTCGGACGCCGAGCACCGCGGACCCGTGCACCGCTACCGGGTGCCGGTCGCCCCGAGCGAGGGGCGCCTGCCCGGGGCCTGGGGCGACCCCGCGCAACCCCTGGTCTACGTGAGCTTCGGATCGGTCGCCGCGGCTCTTCCGCACTTCGCCCCGGTGTACCCGGCCGTGCTCGACGCGCTGGCCGACCAGCCGGTGCGCGTGCTGCTCACGACCGGGCGGGGCGTCGCGGTGGACGAGCTCACCGTCCCGCCGAACGCCTGTGTCGAGCAGTGGTGGCCCCAGGACGACGTCATGGCGCAGGCTGCGGCGGTGGTCGGGCACGGCGGCTTCGGTACGACGATGGCGGCGTTGGTCGCCGGGGTCCCGCAGGTGGTGCTCCCGCTGTTCGCGATGGACCAGTTCGTCAACGCCGACCACGTGGCGGCCGTGGGCGCCGGCGTGACGGTGCCCGGCGGGGTGGCCGGCGTCGACGAGCTGCCGGCGGCACTCGCCCGGGTGCTGCAGGACGACCGGTACCGGCTGGCCGCCCGGTCGGTCGCCGACCAGATGGCCGGTCTGCCTCCGGTCACCGCCGTCGTACCCGTGCTGGAGGAGCTCGTGGGCTGA
- a CDS encoding DUF1330 domain-containing protein, with protein MSAYWISIYREVLDESKLAAYAALAGPALEGAGGTFVARGLPEQTYESGEATRTVVIRFDSAEAARAAHDSPAYQEALAALDGGAVREIRVVPGVA; from the coding sequence ATGAGCGCCTACTGGATCAGCATCTACCGCGAGGTCCTCGACGAGTCCAAGCTGGCGGCGTACGCCGCTCTCGCGGGTCCCGCCCTCGAGGGGGCCGGCGGGACCTTCGTGGCTCGCGGGCTGCCGGAGCAGACCTACGAGTCGGGTGAGGCGACCCGCACCGTCGTGATCCGCTTCGACTCCGCCGAGGCCGCGCGGGCCGCGCACGACAGCCCGGCCTACCAGGAGGCGCTCGCTGCGCTCGACGGCGGCGCCGTACGGGAGATCCGGGTCGTGCCCGGCGTGGCGTAG
- a CDS encoding PadR family transcriptional regulator, with translation MDTTQLLKGVLDLAVLAVVDDEDGYGYDVLRRLRAGGLSEVGDASVYGTLRRLYAAGALTSYVVPSEEGPHRKYYGITPTGRDQLARQTKDWRTFAETVTDLLDHPHRTTPQGAAS, from the coding sequence ATGGACACCACCCAGCTCCTCAAGGGAGTGCTCGACCTGGCGGTGCTCGCCGTGGTCGACGACGAGGACGGCTACGGCTACGACGTCCTCCGCCGCCTGCGCGCCGGCGGCCTGTCCGAGGTCGGGGACGCCTCGGTCTACGGCACCCTGCGCCGGCTGTACGCCGCCGGCGCGCTGACGTCGTACGTCGTGCCCTCGGAAGAGGGACCGCACCGCAAGTACTACGGCATCACGCCGACCGGCCGCGACCAGCTGGCCCGGCAGACCAAGGACTGGCGGACCTTCGCCGAGACCGTGACCGACCTCCTCGACCACCC